From Salinicola endophyticus:
CCTACCCTGTGGCGCCTCAGCGCCGCCTACGAGGGCTACCGCTTCGTGCTGCTGATGGTCGCCGCGATCGCCGCCATGGTGATCTGGCTGATTCTCGATCACGGCCTGTGGGAGCCCCAGCGCTATACCGGCTCGCCGCACCTGACCCGGCTCTACAATCTGACCACGCTGCTGACGCTGCTGCTGGGCGTGTTCTGCTATTACGCCATTCTCTTCGCGCTGTTTCTGGTGGCGGTGATCCTGTTCGTCCCCGCCAGCCTGCTCGAAGCCACGGTCGAGTCCTCCATCAGCTGGTGGAACTTCCCTGCGCTGGCGTGGCTGGCGACCTCGGTGGCCACCGTGGCCGGCGCCCTGGGCTCGAGCCTGGAGAGCGACGAGACCATCCGCGGCGCCACCTACGGCTACCGCCAGCAGCTCCGCCAGCGCAAGGTCAAGGCGCGCCAGCAGCAGGCGCAGGAGGAAGGCCACCAAGGCAACGACCGCGATGGCGAGGAAACAACGGGCACTGAAGAGAACCGCGGCCGCGGGAGTGAAGCGCCCGAGGAAGAGCGCGAGGGTGGTGAAGACGCGGGTCGCAGGCGCGATCGTCGCGAAACGCAGGGCGGCGAGTGATCGCCGCCCCGGCCGTATCCAGCTAAAAAGTCGACGAGCGAAGGCCAGGCAAGGCGAAAATCGGCGAAAGCGCGGAGTTTACGCGGTGTAAATGAGCATTTTGAGCCGATTTTTAACGCCGCATGGGCGAGCGCAGTACTTTTCAGACAGTGCCTAGAGTTGGCCCAGACGCGGGGTACCTACCCGCACATCGGCATTCTGACCACGATGGCGCAGCCAGTGATCCATCAGCGTCAGCGCCATCATCGCCTCGGCGATCGGCGTGGCGCGAATCCCCACGCAGGGGTCGTGACGCCCCTTGGTGATCACCTCCACCGGCGCGCCGTCGACATCGATCGAGCGCCCGGGCTGGGTAATGCTGGAGGTCGGCTTGAGCGCCAGGTGCGCCACCAGGGGCTGGCCGGTGGAGATACCGCCGAGCACGCCGCCGGCGTGGTTGGAGAGAAAGCCCTCCGGGGTCAGCTCGTCGCGATGCTCGCTGCCGCGGCTGGCGACCACGCCGAAACCGTCGCCGATCTCGACCCCCTTGACCGCATTGATGCCCATCAGGGCATGGGCCAGGTCGGCGTCCAGGCGGTCGAAGACCGGCTCGCCCAGCCCCACCGGCAAGCCGTCGGCCACCACCGTGATCTTGGCGCCGACGCTGTCCTGGTCGCGACGCAGCTGATCCATGTAGGCCTCGAGCTCGGGCACCTTGTCCGGATCGGGGCAGAAGAACGGGTTGTCGTCGACGCCTTCCCAGCCCTTGAACGCGATCTCGATCGGGCCGAGCTGGCTCATGTAGCCGCGCACGCGCACGCCCTGCTGCGCCAGCCAGGCCTTGGCGATGGCCCCGGCGGCCACGCGCATCGCGGTCTCGCGGGCGCTGGAGCGGCCGCCGCCACGATAGTCGCGGATACCGTACTTGTGGTGATAGGTGTAGTCGGCATGTGCGGGGCGGAACTGCGCCTGGATCTTGGAGTAGTCCTTGGAGCGCTGGTCGGTGTTCTCGATCGCCAGCCCGATCGGGGTGCCGGTGGTGCGCCCCTCGAATACCCCGGAGAGTATCTTCACCTGGTCCGGTTCGCGCCGCTGAGTGGTGTGGCGCGACGAACCCGGACGCCGACGGTCGAGATCGCGCTGCAGCTCCGCCTCGCTGAGCGCGAGTCCCGGCGGGCAGCCATCGACGATGGCGCCCAGCGCCGGGCCGTGGCTCTCACCGAAGGTGGTGACGGTGAACAGTTTGCCGAAGGTATTGCCGGACATGCGGGTTCCTCGGAGAAAAGGGAGCGAAAGCGAATCGGTCAGGCGGCGAACTGGGCCGCATGGGCGTCGAGGGTCTCGGCATCGAGTACGAAGACGCCCTCACCGCCGCGCTCGAAGTCGAGCCACAGGAACGGCACCTCGGGGAAGGCGGCCTCGAGATGATGCTGGGAGTTGCCGAC
This genomic window contains:
- the aroC gene encoding chorismate synthase, with translation MSGNTFGKLFTVTTFGESHGPALGAIVDGCPPGLALSEAELQRDLDRRRPGSSRHTTQRREPDQVKILSGVFEGRTTGTPIGLAIENTDQRSKDYSKIQAQFRPAHADYTYHHKYGIRDYRGGGRSSARETAMRVAAGAIAKAWLAQQGVRVRGYMSQLGPIEIAFKGWEGVDDNPFFCPDPDKVPELEAYMDQLRRDQDSVGAKITVVADGLPVGLGEPVFDRLDADLAHALMGINAVKGVEIGDGFGVVASRGSEHRDELTPEGFLSNHAGGVLGGISTGQPLVAHLALKPTSSITQPGRSIDVDGAPVEVITKGRHDPCVGIRATPIAEAMMALTLMDHWLRHRGQNADVRVGTPRLGQL